From the bacterium genome, the window GATTAATCCTTTTTAAGTTCTGAATAATCTCGTTTCTATTTAAAGATTGGTCTATTTTTGTAATAATAAAGATATCTGCCCTTTTTAAATTTTTAATTGGCTCTCTCATAATTCCCATTGGGAAAAGGGCATTATTACCATAGGGATTTTTGCCGTCTATTAAAACTATGTCCAGATTCCGTCTAAGTCGCCAGTACTGAAACCCGTCGTCAAGGATGATTATCTCTGCTTTAAATCTGTCCCTGGCATAGGTGGCAGAGTTAATCCTATTCTTTCCAATTATAATCGGGATATGTGGTAATTTTTTCGCTAAAAAATATGGTTCGTCTCCTGCTTCTGATGGTGTAAGAAATATTTGCTTCCCATCTGAAACAACAGCCATTTTATGCTCGTAGGAACTTTTATATCCTCTACTTAAAATAACAACCTTCTTATCTTGAAATAAGTTGGCTATTTGAATCACCGCCGGTGTTTTTCCCGTGCCACCTAAGGTAATATTCCCAATACTTACAACTTTTGCCCGACAGTGATGTTGGTTCATTATTCCTGTTTTATATAACAATAGTTTTATTTCTATAACGATATAGTAAAAAAAAGACAAAATATCCAGAACAAATAGGATTAGTTTATTGCCTCTTTCTTTTCCAAAGATAATTTCTTGAATATAATTAACCATTTTTTAACCTTTTCTGTAACTATTCACCGCAGAGACGCGGAGATACAGAGAAAAAATTAAAATCTCTTGGCTATACGCTTAATTCCATCTCTTAGAACAGAAACATTAAAACAATCTAACTTAAATCCTTTATATATTACAGGTAATTCAACTTGTCTTTTGAAAGCTAAC encodes:
- the lpxK gene encoding tetraacyldisaccharide 4'-kinase, translated to MVNYIQEIIFGKERGNKLILFVLDILSFFYYIVIEIKLLLYKTGIMNQHHCRAKVVSIGNITLGGTGKTPAVIQIANLFQDKKVVILSRGYKSSYEHKMAVVSDGKQIFLTPSEAGDEPYFLAKKLPHIPIIIGKNRINSATYARDRFKAEIIILDDGFQYWRLRRNLDIVLIDGKNPYGNNALFPMGIMREPIKNLKRADIFIITKIDQSLNRNEIIQNLKRINPKAPILESIHKPIKFIEFDSKKEYPLEFIKDLDILALSSIADPDSFETILKKLTTKKFIHLKFPDHYVYTKNDINKLIDYLQGVSFIVTTEKDMVRLQDLIPSDLPLIYLMIEFEIITPNWQELILGYLKN